From the genome of Lotus japonicus ecotype B-129 chromosome 6, LjGifu_v1.2, one region includes:
- the LOC130726146 gene encoding B-type cell cycle switch protein ccs52B encodes MESPQAKKTGLNLPSTMSGTSLRLETFSASSSFRSISNLSPSKPSTTSDRFIPCRSSSRLHTFGLIDKPSPVKEGSNEAYSRLLKSEIFGSDFASPSPSSPAGNSGSPMSSPSKNMLRFKTDHSGPSSPFSPSILGHHSGFSSESSTPPKPPRKVPKTPHKVLDAPSLQDDFYLNLVDWSSQNVLAVGLGTCVYLWSASNSRVTKLCDLGPYDGVCSVQWTKEGSFISVGTSLGQVQVWDGTQCKKVRTMGGHQTRTGVLAWNSRILASGSRDRNILQHDMRVSSDFVGKLVGHKSEVCGLKWSCDDRELASGGNDNQLLVWNQHSQQPALRLTEHTAAVKAIAWSPHQSNLLVSGGGTADRCIRFWNTTNGHQLNHVDTGSQVCNLAWSKNVNEIVSTHGYSQNQIMVWKYPSLSKVATLTGHSMRVLYLAMSPDGQTIVTGAGDETLRFWNVFPSMKTPAPVKDTGLWSLGRTQIR; translated from the exons ATGGAGTCACCACAAGCAAAAAAAACTGGGTTGAACCTGCCATCTACAATGTCAGGGACATCACTACGCCTCGAAACATTCTCTGCATCATCTTCATTCCGATCAATCTCGAACCTGTCACCATCAAAGCCTTCAACAACCAGTGACAGGTTCATCCCGTGTAGATCGTCTTCGAGGCTGCACACATTCGGCCTCATTGACAAACCCTCGCCGGTGAAAGAAGGGAGTAACGAGGCTTATTCCAGGTTGTTGAAGTCTGAGATTTTTGGTTCTGATTTtgcttctccttctccttcttctcctgcAGGTAACTCTGGTTCTCCGATGAGTAGTCCCAGCAAGAATATGTTGCGGTTTAAGACGGATCATTCTGGACCTTCCTCGCCGTTTTCGCCTTCGATTCTTGGTCACCATTCTGGGTTCTCTTCTGAGTCTTCAACGCCGCCTAAGCCTCCGAGGAAAGTTCCCAAGACACCCCACAAG GTTCTGGATGCTCCTTCACTTCAAGATGACTTTTACTTGAATCTTGTGGACTGGTCCTCACAGAATGTTCTAGCTGTGGGGCTTGGAACTTGTGTTTATCTCTGGAGTGCTTCAAACAGCAGA GTGACTAAGCTTTGTGACTTGGGGCCTTATGATGGTGTTTGTTCTGTCCAGTGGACCAAAGAGGGTTCTTTTATTTCGGTCGGTACATCGCTTGGTCAAGTTCAG GTTTGGGATGGAACTCAATGCAAGAAGGTCAGAACAATGGGAGGGCATCAGACAAGAACGGGTGTCTTGGCATGGAATTCTCGCATTTTGGCTTCAGGGAGCAGGGACAGGAACATCCTTCAGCATGACATGAGGGTTTCAAGTGACTTTGTTGGAAAACTAGTTGGCCACAAGTCTGAG GTATGTGGATTGAAATGGTCCTGTGATGATAGGGAACTTGCTTCTGGTGGTAATGATAACCAG CTTTTGGTATGGAATCAGCACTCTCAACAACCAGCTCTGAGACTTACAGAACACACTGCTGCTGTGAAGGCCATTGCTTGGTCACCTCACCAGAGCAACCTCCTTGTGTCTGGTGGTGGAACTGCCGATAGGTGTATTCGTTTCTGGAACACTACAAATGGCCATCAATTGAACCATGTTGACACTGGGAGCCAG GTGTGCAACCTTGCTTGGAGTAAAAATGTGAATGAGATAGTAAGTACTCATGGGTACTCCCAAAATCAGATTATGGTGTGGAAATATCCATCACTATCAAAG GTTGCAACTCTAACTGGCCATAGCATGCGAGTGCTGTACCTTGCAATGTCTCCTGATGGTCAG ACAATAGTAACTGGTGCAGGGGATGAGACTCTGCGGTTCTGGAATGTTTTTCCATCAATGAAAACACCT gCCCCAGTTAAAGACACTGGCCTTTGGTCACTGGGACGCACCCAAATTCGATGA
- the LOC130723987 gene encoding actin-related protein 5 isoform X1, with amino-acid sequence MPFISKIQRQTDYHLFSSTTPIVIDNGASYFRIGWAGETEPRVVFRNIVQRPRHKATGETVTIVGDHDPALLKYFDCTRSGPRSAFDSNVVYQFEIMEYILDFAFDRMGATGSKIDHPVLITECVCNPVQSRSKMGELLFETYGVPSIAFGVDAAFSYKYNQQQGVCDKDGLALCPGFTTTHVIPFVEGEPIYKGCCRTNIGGFHVTDYFKQLLSLKYPYHMARFTWEKVEDLKMEHCYIAQDYASEARLFQKGAKEAEEKTRCWQLPWVPPPTEEPPSEEEIARKAAIREKQGQRLREMAEAKRSSRINELENELRGLEFLLNQLDHVEESGVPAFLAETGYVSRQEIESARSKVVQSLRKTKGEPKNEQAETEKADSSNNEKYTLINIPDDMLTPEQLIEKKKQLSLKSMSDGRQRLKQKRYEEELERERKQQLEEEKRLENPELYLEQLHARYKDLSERVDQRKRLKTNGGNTNGNSLSGGVGRGERLNAAQRERMRLLTTAAFDRGKGEDTFGAKDEDWQLYKLMSRDNDDDDEGPDEDDTELARISLRLQDLDPTFVPKVETSSSQPAEAPRPRPLTKEDFQIVFGVERFRCPEILFNPNWIGVDQAGLDEMAGVSLRRLSYKDEILEERLTSSILVTGGSSLYPGIVERLEAGIRMIRPCGSRIKIVRALDPVMDAWRGASAYASNPGFHTQTFSREDYDEKGEDWLRGYQLQYSL; translated from the exons ATGCCTTTCATCTCCAAAATTCAGCGCCAAACCGATTACCATCTCTTCAGTTCCACCACTCCCATCGTCATCGACAATGGCGCTTCCTATTTCCGTATTGG GTGGGCAGGAGAGACTGAACCCCGTGTTGTTTTCCGCAACATTGTCCAAAGGCCACGCCATAAAGCCACTG GAGAAACTGTCACTATTGTTGGTGATCATGATCCAGCTTTACTGAAATACTTTGACTGCACTCGCTCTGGACCTCGCTCAGCATTTGACAGCAATGTTGTTTACCAGTTTGAAATTATGGAATAT ATTCTGGACTTTGCATTTGACCGGATGGGTGCAACAGGATCAAAG ATTGATCATCCTGTACTGATCACAGAATGTGTGTGCAACCCAGTTCAGTCTCGTAGTAAAATGGGAGAACTTCTTTTTGAGACTTATGGAGTTCCATCTATAG CCTTTGGGGTTGATGCAGCATTCAGCTATAAATATAATCAGCAACAAGGTGTTTGTGATAAAGATGGTCTTGCTTTGTGTCCTGGATTCACTACAACCCATGTGATTCCG TTTGTAGAAGGGGAGCCTATTTATAAAGGATGCTGCCGTACTAATATTGGTGGATTCCATGTGACTGATTATTTTAAGCAACTGCTTTCACTTAAATATCCTTATCATAT GGCTAGGTTTACATGGGAAAAGGTTGAAGACCTGAAGATGGAACATTGTTACATTGCACAGGACTATGCATCTGAAGCTCGATTGTTTCAG AAAGGAGCCAAGGAGGCTGAAGAAAAAACCAGATGCTGGCAGCTCCCCTGGGTTCCACCGCCAACTGAGGAGCCtccttctgaggaagagattgCAAGAAAGGCAGCAATAAGAGAGAAACAAGGTCAAAGGTTGCGAGAAATGGCTGAGGCAAAGAGGTCATCTAGAATAAATGAATTGGAAAATGAATTGCGTGGTTTGGAATTTCTTTTAAATCAACTTGACCATGTtgaagaaagtggtgttccagCTTTCCTAGCAGAGACTGGCTATGTCTCTAGGCAGGAAATAGAATCTGCCCGTAGTAAAGTTGTGCAATCCTTGCGGAAAACAAAAGGTGAACCAAAGAATGAACAAGCTGAAACTGAAAAGGCTGACTCCAGCAATAATGAGAAGTATACTCTTATAAACATTCCTGATGACATGCTGACCCCAGAGCag CTCATCGAAAAGAAGAAACAGTTATCACTCAAATCCATGTCTGACGGGAGGCAGCGATTAAAACAGAAGCGCTATGAAGAGGAACTCGAAAGAGAAAGGAAACAACAGCTAGAGGAGGAGAAACGCCT AGAAAACCCGGAGCTTTACTTGGAACAATTACATGCGAGATACAAAGACCTTTCAGAGAGAGTTGACCAAAGAAAACGACTCAAGACAAATGGTGGCAATACAAATGGAAATAGTTTATCCGGTGGTGTTGGTCGTGGTGAGAGACTGAATGCTGCCCAAAGGGAGAGGATGCGGCTCCTAACAACTGCTGCCTTTGATCGTGGTAAGGGCGAGGATACATTTGGTGCCAAAGATGAAGATTGGCAACTTTACAAATTGATGAGCAgagataatgatgatgatgacgaggGACCAGATGAGGATGACACAGAGCTAGCTCGCATCTCTTTGAGGCTCCAG GACTTAGATCCAACATTTGTACCCAAGGTGGAAACCAGTAGCTCCCAACCTGCTGAGGCTCCACGTCCTCGTCCTCTTACTAAAGAAGATTTTCAGATTGTTTTTGGGGTTGAAAGGTTCAGATGCCCTGAAATTTTGTTCAATCCAAACTGGATTGGGGTTGATCAGGCAGGACTAGACGAAATGGCCGGGGTCTCATTAAGAAGGTTATCATATAAGGATGAAATACTGGAAGAGAGACTGACTAGTTCGATACTCGTGACTGGTGGAAGTTCTCTTTACCCTGGCATCGTTGAACGTCTCGAAGCTGGAATTCGGATGATTAGACCCTGCGGATCGCGTATAAAAATAGTTAGAGCTCTGGATCCAGTTATGGATGCATGGCGTGGGGCTTCTGCTTATGCATCAAACCCAGGATTCCATACACAAACTTTCAGTAGGGAGGACTATGATGAAAAGGGTGAAGACTGGCTTCGCGGTTATCAACTGCAATATTCGTTGTAA
- the LOC130723987 gene encoding actin-related protein 5 isoform X2 yields MGELLFETYGVPSIAFGVDAAFSYKYNQQQGVCDKDGLALCPGFTTTHVIPFVEGEPIYKGCCRTNIGGFHVTDYFKQLLSLKYPYHMARFTWEKVEDLKMEHCYIAQDYASEARLFQKGAKEAEEKTRCWQLPWVPPPTEEPPSEEEIARKAAIREKQGQRLREMAEAKRSSRINELENELRGLEFLLNQLDHVEESGVPAFLAETGYVSRQEIESARSKVVQSLRKTKGEPKNEQAETEKADSSNNEKYTLINIPDDMLTPEQLIEKKKQLSLKSMSDGRQRLKQKRYEEELERERKQQLEEEKRLENPELYLEQLHARYKDLSERVDQRKRLKTNGGNTNGNSLSGGVGRGERLNAAQRERMRLLTTAAFDRGKGEDTFGAKDEDWQLYKLMSRDNDDDDEGPDEDDTELARISLRLQDLDPTFVPKVETSSSQPAEAPRPRPLTKEDFQIVFGVERFRCPEILFNPNWIGVDQAGLDEMAGVSLRRLSYKDEILEERLTSSILVTGGSSLYPGIVERLEAGIRMIRPCGSRIKIVRALDPVMDAWRGASAYASNPGFHTQTFSREDYDEKGEDWLRGYQLQYSL; encoded by the exons ATGGGAGAACTTCTTTTTGAGACTTATGGAGTTCCATCTATAG CCTTTGGGGTTGATGCAGCATTCAGCTATAAATATAATCAGCAACAAGGTGTTTGTGATAAAGATGGTCTTGCTTTGTGTCCTGGATTCACTACAACCCATGTGATTCCG TTTGTAGAAGGGGAGCCTATTTATAAAGGATGCTGCCGTACTAATATTGGTGGATTCCATGTGACTGATTATTTTAAGCAACTGCTTTCACTTAAATATCCTTATCATAT GGCTAGGTTTACATGGGAAAAGGTTGAAGACCTGAAGATGGAACATTGTTACATTGCACAGGACTATGCATCTGAAGCTCGATTGTTTCAG AAAGGAGCCAAGGAGGCTGAAGAAAAAACCAGATGCTGGCAGCTCCCCTGGGTTCCACCGCCAACTGAGGAGCCtccttctgaggaagagattgCAAGAAAGGCAGCAATAAGAGAGAAACAAGGTCAAAGGTTGCGAGAAATGGCTGAGGCAAAGAGGTCATCTAGAATAAATGAATTGGAAAATGAATTGCGTGGTTTGGAATTTCTTTTAAATCAACTTGACCATGTtgaagaaagtggtgttccagCTTTCCTAGCAGAGACTGGCTATGTCTCTAGGCAGGAAATAGAATCTGCCCGTAGTAAAGTTGTGCAATCCTTGCGGAAAACAAAAGGTGAACCAAAGAATGAACAAGCTGAAACTGAAAAGGCTGACTCCAGCAATAATGAGAAGTATACTCTTATAAACATTCCTGATGACATGCTGACCCCAGAGCag CTCATCGAAAAGAAGAAACAGTTATCACTCAAATCCATGTCTGACGGGAGGCAGCGATTAAAACAGAAGCGCTATGAAGAGGAACTCGAAAGAGAAAGGAAACAACAGCTAGAGGAGGAGAAACGCCT AGAAAACCCGGAGCTTTACTTGGAACAATTACATGCGAGATACAAAGACCTTTCAGAGAGAGTTGACCAAAGAAAACGACTCAAGACAAATGGTGGCAATACAAATGGAAATAGTTTATCCGGTGGTGTTGGTCGTGGTGAGAGACTGAATGCTGCCCAAAGGGAGAGGATGCGGCTCCTAACAACTGCTGCCTTTGATCGTGGTAAGGGCGAGGATACATTTGGTGCCAAAGATGAAGATTGGCAACTTTACAAATTGATGAGCAgagataatgatgatgatgacgaggGACCAGATGAGGATGACACAGAGCTAGCTCGCATCTCTTTGAGGCTCCAG GACTTAGATCCAACATTTGTACCCAAGGTGGAAACCAGTAGCTCCCAACCTGCTGAGGCTCCACGTCCTCGTCCTCTTACTAAAGAAGATTTTCAGATTGTTTTTGGGGTTGAAAGGTTCAGATGCCCTGAAATTTTGTTCAATCCAAACTGGATTGGGGTTGATCAGGCAGGACTAGACGAAATGGCCGGGGTCTCATTAAGAAGGTTATCATATAAGGATGAAATACTGGAAGAGAGACTGACTAGTTCGATACTCGTGACTGGTGGAAGTTCTCTTTACCCTGGCATCGTTGAACGTCTCGAAGCTGGAATTCGGATGATTAGACCCTGCGGATCGCGTATAAAAATAGTTAGAGCTCTGGATCCAGTTATGGATGCATGGCGTGGGGCTTCTGCTTATGCATCAAACCCAGGATTCCATACACAAACTTTCAGTAGGGAGGACTATGATGAAAAGGGTGAAGACTGGCTTCGCGGTTATCAACTGCAATATTCGTTGTAA